GAAATCAGTGAATCATTGAACATCAACATTAACACGATTAAATCAAGATTAACGAAAGCAAAAAGTTTGCTGAAATACTCTTTAAAAGGAGGGAAGTGACATGGAGGAACTAAGAGGATTTAGAAACCACATGGAAAATACCACCTTTAAGAACCGGAACTTTGGTGATAACCAACGGCAAACCGTCCATCAAAGGTACAGGGATATGAAATCAGAGAGTACTGCTTTCCACCGTAAAACGGTTATTATGCCGATTGTCAGTGTGATCGTCTGCGCCTTGTTTTTCTTCATGACAGCTTCTCTTTTGACTGACCATACTGCCAAGCTTGATCCGAATTCAGGGAATGCCGTTACAAAAAGCCAGATGGTTAAAGCAAGCGTCCTAAAGGAAGCGAATAAAAAAGGCGAGGTTGTCTCTTATTTAAAAGAAGGAATAGAAATATTCGACAGCAAAACAGATAATTTGGAGTACATGCTTCGGCTTATTAGGAAGGGAGAGAAGGGAGAGCCGTTTCAAACAAACATCCATTATATAAAGAAAAATAGGGTGTATAAGAATAAGCTAACTTTTGACGGGAAGCGTTTTATCTATAAAAATACCGTCCCTGGCCTTGGCGAGCTAAAAACCTATCAATGTAAATCACTGGAGTGGCGAAATGTTGTGCTGACAGGCTGTAAAGGTGAAAAAGAGGGCAACGATGTGCTGGTAGTGCCCACAACCATCTCAGATTCTAAATATGCAGAGACAAGAGAGCAGATTTTAGGTAACGATTAGAGGGAGGATATAATGAAAAATGTAATGGTATTCATCGTTACATCAGCAGTAATCGTTTTGGTTAATGTAGTCTTTTCATTCGTCATAAACGTCCATTTTATTGATTTAGCGTTCATTGTAGGTTTGCTTTCAGCTGTTGTTTTTAAGTTTTTTACTTCATCCGGCGGTTTAACGTTCAATATGCTTCGGCTTCAGGCACAGGCACAAACAGGAATGAAGGTTGAGGAGGTAAAGAAAGCCTACACACCCAGCATTCCGTTTTATACCGC
This genomic stretch from Fictibacillus marinisediminis harbors:
- a CDS encoding sigma factor-like helix-turn-helix DNA-binding protein, yielding MFRLPVKYREVIFLFYYDELSLQEISESLNININTIKSRLTKAKSLLKYSLKGGK